In the genome of Flavobacterium panacagri, one region contains:
- a CDS encoding NADPH-dependent FMN reductase translates to MPSTKIKILAITGSTRNNSSNFKILQYISNHLKAEFEVAIFENIATLPHFNPDLDTENPPQEIISFRNKIEQSDGVLICTPEYVFSLPGSLKNAFEWCVSTTIFSNKMTGLITASASGEMGHEQLLLIMTTLGAKFDDKTQLLIQGVRGKINVDGEIIGEETKHALQNFIKNFENHFL, encoded by the coding sequence ATGCCTTCAACAAAAATAAAGATACTTGCCATAACGGGAAGTACTAGAAATAACTCCAGTAATTTTAAAATTCTGCAATACATTTCCAATCATTTAAAAGCAGAATTTGAAGTTGCAATATTCGAGAATATTGCAACACTTCCTCATTTTAATCCAGATTTGGATACCGAAAATCCTCCGCAGGAAATAATTTCATTCAGAAATAAAATAGAACAATCAGATGGTGTTTTAATTTGCACGCCCGAATATGTATTCAGTCTGCCCGGAAGTCTTAAAAATGCTTTCGAATGGTGTGTTTCTACAACAATTTTTTCAAATAAAATGACTGGCTTAATAACAGCTTCAGCTTCTGGCGAAATGGGACACGAGCAGCTTTTGTTAATTATGACAACTTTGGGAGCTAAATTTGATGATAAAACCCAGCTTTTAATTCAGGGTGTTCGAGGTAAAATCAATGTTGACGGAGAAATTATAGGAGAAGAAACAAAACATGCACTTCAAAATTTTATAAAAAACTTTGAGAATCATTTTTTATGA
- a CDS encoding sugar phosphate isomerase/epimerase family protein, with protein sequence MITRRNFIVTTGLATTAVWARPSLAFCMRKKEIGLQLYTLRKELPKDVKGTLEKVAKAGYTTVETYGFSTKDQFWGLTPKELKKILDDNGLKALSGHYNLGSFLYDGNKDELIASIEAAKILESEFLTIPWIDEPFRRNIDDYKKIATRLNEAAVMCKKAGLKLAYHNHDFEFQKHDGTTGYEILLKETDKDLVYFELDLYWVIHSGNDPLKLFKENPGRFKIWHVKDKDKNSNDLNTEIGSGTIDFKSLFQEVKQSGMVHFFVEQENNFAKDSFESIKQSCDFISKNIL encoded by the coding sequence ATGATTACAAGAAGAAATTTTATAGTAACCACAGGACTTGCCACAACTGCTGTTTGGGCTCGGCCATCATTAGCATTTTGTATGAGAAAAAAAGAAATAGGGCTTCAATTGTATACCCTTCGCAAAGAACTTCCAAAAGATGTAAAAGGAACTTTAGAGAAAGTAGCAAAGGCAGGATATACCACAGTTGAAACGTATGGCTTTTCAACTAAAGATCAATTTTGGGGATTGACTCCTAAAGAACTTAAAAAGATTTTGGATGATAATGGTCTTAAAGCGTTAAGCGGCCATTATAATTTAGGGAGTTTTTTATATGATGGAAATAAAGACGAATTAATTGCGTCGATAGAAGCAGCAAAAATTCTAGAAAGCGAATTTTTAACCATTCCCTGGATTGATGAACCTTTTAGAAGAAATATTGACGATTATAAAAAGATTGCCACTCGACTAAATGAAGCCGCAGTCATGTGCAAAAAAGCAGGTTTGAAACTGGCTTATCATAATCATGATTTTGAGTTTCAAAAACACGATGGAACTACGGGTTACGAGATCTTATTAAAAGAAACAGATAAAGATTTGGTTTATTTCGAATTGGATTTATATTGGGTAATTCATTCAGGAAATGATCCTTTAAAATTATTCAAGGAAAATCCTGGACGTTTTAAAATATGGCACGTGAAGGATAAAGACAAAAACAGCAATGATTTAAATACAGAAATAGGTTCTGGAACCATCGACTTTAAATCTTTGTTCCAAGAAGTAAAACAATCTGGAATGGTTCATTTTTTTGTAGAACAGGAAAATAATTTTGCGAAAGATTCTTTTGAATCGATTAAACAGAGCTGCGATTTTATCTCTAAAAACATACTCTAA
- a CDS encoding Zn-dependent protease produces the protein MKKVLLLVAVILLSCQSEKKDYFDSIAENDVKLFPPKPGDWLYSHKEKGQTFDQFTKSKHIVPTKENNIIYLKPIGGFDSLQVKQIELVRQYLKIFFQLETKVQEEVSNDIIPKHARRIGSEGQDQFLAGFILDSVLKKERPQNGIVLMALTEKDLYPKPEWSFVFGLASYRDKIAVSSIYRMQKEADFNLGLERLLKICSHEIGHMFGLYHCIEANCVMNGTNSMSETDSHSIRLCSLCQRKLNSGIKYDNLKRLKELEKYFKENNLTNGLTLMEKDFEKIKNK, from the coding sequence ATGAAGAAAGTCCTTTTGCTTGTAGCAGTGATTCTTTTGTCTTGTCAATCTGAGAAAAAAGATTACTTTGATAGTATCGCAGAAAATGACGTTAAACTTTTTCCTCCAAAGCCCGGTGATTGGTTGTATTCACATAAAGAAAAAGGACAAACTTTTGATCAATTTACTAAGTCTAAACATATAGTTCCAACAAAAGAAAATAATATAATTTATTTAAAGCCAATAGGTGGATTTGATTCCTTGCAAGTTAAACAAATTGAATTGGTTCGTCAATATCTAAAAATATTTTTTCAGCTTGAAACCAAAGTTCAGGAGGAAGTATCAAATGATATTATTCCGAAACATGCGAGAAGAATCGGTTCAGAAGGGCAAGATCAATTTTTAGCGGGTTTTATTTTGGATAGTGTTTTGAAAAAAGAAAGGCCTCAGAACGGAATTGTATTAATGGCTTTAACAGAGAAAGATTTGTATCCAAAACCGGAATGGAGTTTTGTTTTTGGCCTGGCTTCTTACAGAGATAAAATTGCCGTAAGTTCTATTTATAGAATGCAAAAAGAAGCCGATTTTAATTTAGGTTTAGAAAGATTATTGAAGATATGTTCTCACGAAATAGGTCATATGTTTGGTCTTTATCATTGTATTGAGGCTAATTGCGTTATGAATGGAACTAACAGTATGTCAGAAACAGATTCTCATTCTATTAGATTATGTTCGCTGTGTCAAAGAAAATTGAATTCAGGAATTAAATACGATAATCTAAAAAGACTAAAAGAATTAGAAAAATACTTTAAAGAAAATAATTTGACCAATGGATTAACTCTAATGGAAAAAGATTTCGAAAAAATTAAAAATAAATAG
- a CDS encoding cupin domain-containing protein — translation MKTSKEFLKGDEIEWEVVGEGIKRKILAFDERIMLVNVHFEKGAIGVLHEHYHTQVTYIASGKFDVTINGVTQALKEGDSFYIPPHAIHGVVCQETGMLTDVFSPAREDFLNY, via the coding sequence ATGAAAACAAGTAAAGAGTTTTTAAAAGGAGATGAAATAGAGTGGGAAGTAGTTGGAGAAGGAATCAAACGCAAGATTTTGGCTTTTGATGAAAGAATAATGCTTGTCAATGTTCATTTTGAAAAAGGAGCAATAGGTGTTTTGCATGAACATTATCACACACAAGTTACTTATATAGCGAGCGGAAAATTTGATGTTACCATAAATGGAGTTACGCAGGCTTTAAAAGAAGGGGACAGTTTTTACATTCCTCCTCATGCAATTCATGGAGTTGTATGTCAGGAAACAGGAATGCTGACAGATGTTTTTAGTCCAGCTAGAGAAGATTTTTTGAATTACTAA
- a CDS encoding MFS transporter yields MAVCTGLIVANLYYCQPLIVLIANEFKIQEANAGTITYLTQAGYAIGLFFMVPLGDKIERKRQILMTTFATVLALLIAATAKSFLVLQIASLLIGITSIVPQLILPLAASLSAPEQRGKVVGTIMSGLLVGILLSRTLSGFIGQVLGWRSMFYIAAGICLLIFFVIQSKFPVNKPQFQGTYGQLIKSLFTLIKTQPVLREATAINVFSFAQFGAFWTTMVLLLSGEPFNFNSATIGLFGIVGASGALAAPLVGKLGDKGNSRIAVGYGILLVLISFLIFYFSIESVIGIAIGIVFIDIGIQGVHISNQTRVYSLLPEARNRLNTVFMSLTFLGTAVGSAYGLLLWKLGGWHAVTIGCMVLSLLSLTVYGLTYKSKSKRQKAQMD; encoded by the coding sequence ATGGCAGTTTGCACTGGTCTTATAGTTGCAAATCTTTATTACTGCCAGCCTTTGATTGTTTTAATTGCCAACGAATTTAAAATTCAAGAAGCCAATGCCGGAACTATAACTTATTTAACTCAGGCAGGTTATGCAATTGGTTTATTTTTTATGGTGCCTCTTGGTGATAAAATAGAAAGAAAAAGGCAGATTTTAATGACCACTTTTGCAACAGTACTTGCTTTGCTGATTGCGGCCACAGCCAAAAGTTTTCTAGTCTTGCAGATTGCTTCTTTATTAATTGGAATTACTTCCATTGTACCACAGCTTATTTTACCATTAGCAGCTTCTTTGAGCGCGCCTGAACAACGTGGAAAAGTGGTTGGAACAATTATGAGTGGTCTTTTAGTTGGAATTCTGCTTTCACGAACTTTAAGCGGATTCATCGGTCAGGTTTTAGGCTGGAGATCGATGTTTTATATTGCCGCAGGAATTTGTCTTTTGATCTTTTTTGTCATTCAAAGTAAATTTCCAGTTAATAAACCGCAGTTTCAAGGAACTTACGGACAGTTAATCAAGTCATTATTTACTCTTATAAAAACACAGCCGGTTTTGCGTGAAGCAACGGCAATCAACGTTTTTAGTTTTGCTCAGTTTGGAGCTTTTTGGACTACTATGGTTTTATTGCTTTCAGGCGAACCGTTTAATTTTAATAGTGCAACAATTGGTTTATTCGGAATTGTTGGTGCTTCAGGAGCTTTAGCAGCGCCTTTAGTTGGGAAATTAGGAGATAAAGGAAACTCAAGAATTGCAGTTGGTTATGGTATTTTATTGGTTTTAATCAGCTTTTTGATTTTCTATTTTTCAATTGAAAGTGTAATCGGAATTGCAATTGGAATTGTGTTTATTGATATAGGAATTCAAGGTGTACACATTTCAAACCAAACCCGTGTGTACTCTTTGCTGCCAGAAGCTAGAAACAGACTGAACACTGTATTTATGTCACTTACCTTTTTAGGAACTGCAGTGGGATCTGCTTACGGACTATTATTATGGAAATTGGGCGGATGGCATGCAGTAACTATTGGCTGTATGGTATTGTCTTTACTATCATTAACAGTTTACGGATTGACTTATAAATCAAAATCTAAAAGGCAGAAAGCGCAAATGGATTAA
- a CDS encoding peptidylprolyl isomerase, whose protein sequence is MENGIYAKFNTSKGSILVKLTHDLTPGTVGNFVALAEGNMENKVKPQGQKFYDGLNFHRVIADFMIQGGCPKGTGTGDPGYKFDDEFVPSLKHDRPGVLSMANSGPGSNGSQFFITHVPTPWLDGKHTVFGHVIEGQDVVDAVAQGDTLETLEIIRVGEEAQKWNAIEAFIGLKGARLKREAALKAESEAKMEQLAAGFDKTESGLRYKMIQKGEGKRAEAGKTVSVHYEGSLENGKVFDSSYPRKKPIEFKLGIGQVIEGWDEGIALLQVGDKARFVIPSDLAYGPSGAGGVIPPNATLVFDVELMDVK, encoded by the coding sequence ATGGAAAACGGAATATACGCTAAATTCAACACTAGCAAAGGTTCGATTTTAGTAAAACTAACACACGATTTAACACCTGGAACTGTAGGTAACTTTGTGGCTCTTGCAGAAGGAAATATGGAAAATAAAGTAAAACCTCAAGGACAAAAATTCTATGATGGTTTAAACTTTCACAGGGTTATTGCTGATTTCATGATTCAAGGTGGATGTCCTAAAGGAACTGGAACTGGAGATCCTGGATACAAATTTGATGACGAATTCGTGCCAAGTTTAAAACACGATCGTCCAGGAGTTTTATCTATGGCAAATTCAGGACCAGGAAGTAATGGTTCTCAATTTTTTATTACTCACGTCCCAACTCCTTGGTTAGATGGAAAACACACTGTTTTTGGTCATGTTATCGAAGGGCAAGATGTTGTAGATGCTGTTGCTCAAGGTGATACATTAGAAACTTTAGAAATTATTAGAGTAGGTGAAGAAGCTCAAAAATGGAACGCTATTGAAGCTTTCATTGGTTTAAAAGGGGCTCGTCTAAAAAGAGAAGCGGCTTTAAAAGCAGAATCTGAAGCAAAAATGGAACAATTAGCCGCTGGTTTTGATAAAACAGAAAGCGGTTTACGTTATAAAATGATTCAAAAAGGAGAAGGTAAAAGAGCTGAAGCTGGAAAAACTGTTTCTGTTCACTACGAAGGTTCTTTAGAAAACGGAAAAGTTTTTGATTCCTCTTACCCACGTAAAAAACCAATCGAATTCAAATTAGGAATCGGACAGGTTATTGAAGGATGGGACGAAGGTATTGCTTTATTACAGGTTGGAGACAAAGCTCGTTTTGTAATTCCATCTGATTTAGCTTACGGACCATCTGGTGCAGGAGGGGTTATTCCGCCAAATGCAACTTTAGTTTTTGACGTTGAATTAATGGACGTAAAATAA
- a CDS encoding c-type cytochrome: MKNILIVAGLALFMVACGSQKTAAVASTTAEPSKTVALTPELEAGKNMYENNCAKCHKLYDPKKFTKEEWAPILVRMGKKAKLDETQLASVTDYIHSQL, encoded by the coding sequence ATGAAAAATATTTTAATCGTTGCAGGGCTTGCATTATTTATGGTTGCTTGCGGATCTCAAAAAACGGCAGCCGTTGCTTCGACAACTGCTGAACCATCAAAGACAGTTGCATTGACTCCTGAATTAGAAGCAGGTAAAAACATGTATGAGAACAATTGTGCAAAATGCCACAAATTGTACGATCCGAAGAAATTTACAAAAGAAGAATGGGCTCCAATTTTAGTAAGAATGGGGAAAAAAGCGAAATTAGACGAAACCCAATTAGCATCTGTTACAGATTACATTCATTCGCAACTGTAG
- a CDS encoding GreA/GreB family elongation factor, whose amino-acid sequence MKPTPTFCKSDYQFLRELILKSKNSTNTKEANQLSQELDRAIISKESELDSSVIRINSIVTIEDVKANKQMKIQIVLPSAADIKQSKISILAPLSVAIIGFKENDEVDWELPAGIKTLKVVAVDNSAVSHS is encoded by the coding sequence ATGAAACCCACACCCACTTTCTGTAAATCAGATTATCAATTTTTAAGAGAATTGATTTTAAAAAGTAAAAACTCAACCAATACTAAAGAAGCCAATCAGCTTTCGCAGGAATTAGACCGCGCTATAATCAGTAAAGAAAGCGAACTGGACAGTTCTGTAATCCGAATTAATTCGATTGTAACAATTGAAGATGTAAAAGCTAACAAGCAAATGAAAATTCAAATTGTTTTACCATCTGCTGCAGACATCAAACAATCTAAAATTTCAATTCTAGCACCTTTAAGTGTAGCTATTATTGGTTTTAAGGAAAACGACGAAGTAGATTGGGAACTGCCGGCTGGTATTAAGACATTAAAAGTAGTAGCTGTAGATAATTCGGCTGTTTCGCATTCCTAA